A genomic stretch from Podospora pseudoanserina strain CBS 124.78 chromosome 3, whole genome shotgun sequence includes:
- a CDS encoding hypothetical protein (COG:O; EggNog:ENOG503NWSG), producing MAPTTINPTTIVAVDMGTTFTSIAWASSSKPDEVTILREWPTADLSNKPGEKHPEGKVDGIRYYQRVPTKLSKTGKWGFDVSDDTPADQVMEWFKLGLYPWARRLTPRQLEFINAGPSPESLVTKFLTSLLGYAKTKMNFKSLPTDFEYVATVPANWTNDSKEKTRTAFHTALRAAGMPSGTIHLLSEPEAAAIYAINEKAERTADTDTKLEVGDTFVIIDAGGGTVDLVIYTITNLKPLKVKEVGLRDGDLAGSAQLNMRFREYLHNRFWCVPGYALLSRNMRERHISPAMAKFEFEASTKRCFTKSSGTHEFPLNLILNNEQAGVYNDKIKVSSDHLEDIFRPTVGIIVKKVNEQQDACPTKPIKAFILVGGFAGSPYLRGEIKQAYIWRKDSQMRAEVPLITPPEPDLAVTRGAIMKGLSLVGDGSLTKVHVVSRKDAPPHGRE from the exons ATGGCCCCCACTACTATCAATCCGACGACCATTGTCGCCGTCGACATGGGCACAACGTTTACCAGCATTGCCTGGGCCAGTAGTTCCAAACCGGATGAAGTTACGATCCTCCGAGAGTGGCCTACAGCCGACCTTTCAAACAAGCCCGGTGAGAAGCACCCTGAAGGGAAAGTCGATGGTATCAGGTATTACCAGAGAGTCCCAACCAAATTGTCCAAGACGGGCAAATGGGGCTTCGATGTTTCTGATGATACCCCCGCAGACCAGGTGATGGAGTGGTTCAAGCT CGGTCTTTATCCTTGGGCAAGGAGGCTTACGCCTCGACAGCTTGAATTCATCAATGCCGGTCCAAGTCCAGAGTCGTTGGTCACCAAGTTTCTGACATCGCTCCTGGGGTATGCCAAGACAAAGATGAACTTCAAGTCTTTGCCCACTGACTTCGAGTACGTGGCCACTGTCCCAGCCAACTGGACCAATGACTCCAAGGAGAAGACCAGGACAGCTTTCCATACGGCCTTGAGGGCGGCGGGTATGCCGAGCGGGaccatccatctcctctcGGAGCCCGAGGCTGCTGCTATCTATGCCATCAATGAGAAGGCTGAGCGCACTGCTGATACAGACACCAAGCTCGAGGTTGGCGATAC ATTCGTGATTATTGATGCGGGAGGCGGCACTGTGGACCTGGTCATttacaccatcaccaacctcaaacccctgaaggtcaaggaggttgGTCTCCGCGATGGCGATCTTGCCGGCTCCGCCCAGCTCAACATGAGATTCAGAGAGTACCTCCATAATAGATTCTGGTGTGTTCCAGGGTACGCACTACTTTCGCGTAACATGCGTGAGAGACATATATCCCCCGCAATGGCCAAGTTTGAGTTTGAGGCAAGT ACCAAGCGCTGTTTCACCAAGTCCTCAGGGACCCACGAgttccccctcaacctcatcctcaacaacgAACAAGCCGGCGTTTACAATGACAAGATAAAGGTCAGCTCGGACCACCTCGAAGACATCTTCAGGCCTACCGTCGGCATCATTGTCAAAAAGGTGAATGAGCAACAGGACGCGTGCCCGACGAAGCCTATCAAAGCCTTCATCCTAGTAGGAGGCTTCGCCGGTTCTCCTTACCTCCGCGGCGAGATCAAGCAAGCGTACATATGGAGGAAGGACAGCCAGATGCGGGCCGAAGTCCCCCTCATCACACCCCCGGAGCCCGACCTAGCTGTCACCCGCGGCGCCATCATGAAGGGCCTCTCGCTCGTCGGCGACGGTTCCCTGACCAAAGTCCATGTCGTCAGTCGTAAGGACGCGCCACCACATGGGCGAGAGTAG